One part of the Anopheles coustani chromosome 2, idAnoCousDA_361_x.2, whole genome shotgun sequence genome encodes these proteins:
- the LOC131265390 gene encoding LOW QUALITY PROTEIN: uncharacterized protein LOC131265390 (The sequence of the model RefSeq protein was modified relative to this genomic sequence to represent the inferred CDS: substituted 1 base at 1 genomic stop codon), whose amino-acid sequence MAQGDGGGGTRPLLVAGLVVLLAAILQHEAEAHVALTFPPARKYDLDFLDNSRTKAPCGMPKGSLKTSFIEGSTFNVSWHLAYPHRGGFRLEVLDTKEKPVLNLTPSSKEKRFVRDDVTAQQYQVSLPRNFTCRDCTLRLVRQADEWGGNYRFWSCADVDIVPRREHHETCSGHGKFIARCKCDKKYYGQRCEFWDECVSNQDCGIQGTCVDLGGTSLPRRQCYCRLGWFGPGCNKKSPIKSTDIDYSVYKAKTLSPDLNVYWRVLKDQNEVEMVLKVNGTSWVALGWRPRKMTAECKNFPLIGGAAEGAVAEPEPASEPTSEPEPETEPEPGAEPGAEPGAEPGAEPEPPKSAPEPASEPGAEPSSEPAPKSEPTPEGEPASEPEPVSEPSSEPTSEPEPKGEPEPEPNAAEPAVEPGAEPEPKSEPEPAGEPEPESVTEPSAEPQKRSKRAVTATPSAEPEPEPKTEPTSEPAASKPKPKPKPTVAAQTLKLNPYTPRHDFNPMDCTDIVIGTARGENHRVWDYYTRDRSTPRQDSFWGGKSDLTATGGFEKDGVTTIVFRRRLDATEPTDHAIVDDLMHVIWARGQEPGAYVHSPPSGVEKEAASVSDFYQPDELKYHGHKMQRGVTQINFLEDERRSPVVATAPGVSPEAGVSAKAPASGDVVLPAGPVGHELDNECHGFYKFPRTCDPAQANCEYFLSWQTVARGEAVHFHLETKNTATWTGVGFSNDQKMSQTDAVIGWVDKTSGRPFLMDTWINGYSAPKLDGRQDLYNASGAIQNGRTVLDFSRKRITGDESDLDFTEDRCLYLMFPIEGGSFNPVNKKIGKHMSVPVVTDTRVCIKSCASMFEEPVVATPAPDRIAYGASIKLTNLASGFQVPQAGTPEHRDLSKSVADTFDGVLKEVSGFHRTDVVDFENDADGSVLVKMNILVDKELKDGRRNPQVDDPAALEQTIHNLMTNNLSSGKVGAFSVDPMYLTFNQLEGKQGXRWTPREEYDLLPAGVRLYLILGCIAGLVFIAIIQATCTIIKTRRTNRLKDQLIPNSAWKDYSSNTNYAFDNFEPESKSSHGKGRSSDRAYSNGNSQQTTLQMSHSPNKSQYYEIDRTDGTGMPPHRGNGSDYRNGSSGYPAYSGQQSRHAYGDRTNGERPSYADRAYSLPRPMQQQQQQQQMQQRHHQDMQSGRPANDYYTQDRRGKSRNNGAHYAAAGNGNHHQQQHHQQQQQQQQRPMPDSSDLYFTPTQRKYSGEVVRVFVDYNKDKK is encoded by the exons GGTGGCTTCCGGTTGGAGGTACTCGATACCAAGGAGAAACCGGTGCTGAATTTGACACCAAGTAGCAAGGAAAAGCGATTCGTGCGCGATGACGTAAC CGCTCAACAGTATCAGGTCTCGCTGCCGAGGAACTTCACCTGCCGGGACTGCACGCTGCGGTTGGTCCGGCAGGCGGACGAGTGGGGTGGCAACTATCGGTTTTGGTCGTGCGCCGACGTGGACATTGTGCCACGGCGCGAGCACCACGAGACCTGCTCCGGCCACGGGAAGTTCATTGCGCGCTGCAAGTGCGACAAGAAGTACTACGGACAGCGCTGCGAGTTCTGGGATGAGTGCGTCTCCAACCAGGACTGCGGCATCCAGGGAACATGCGTGGACCTGGGCGGAACGTCGCTGCCGCGGCGTCAGTGCTACTGCCGCCTCGGATGGTTCGGTCCGGGATGCAACAAGA AATCGCCGATCAAGTCCACCGACATCGACTATTCGGTGTACAAGGCGAAAACTCTGTCGCCAGATCTGAACGTCTACTGGCGCGTGCTGAAGGACCAGAACGAAGTCGAGATGGTTCTGAAGGTGAACGGCACTTCGTGGGTAGCACTCGGTTGGCGACCGCGTAAAATGACGGCAGAGTGTAAGAACTTCCCCTTAATTGGTGGTGCGGCGGAAGGAGCTGTTGCCGAACCCGAACCCGCCAGTGAACCAACCTCCGAACCAG AGCCGGAAACAGAACCTGAGCCAGGAGCTGAGCCGGGAGCAGAACCGGGAGCAGAACCGGGAGCAGAACCGG AGCCACCGAAATCAGCACCTGAACCAGCATCGGAGCCTGGAGCGGAACCCAGTTCAGAACCAG CACCGAAAAGTGAACCAACTCCGGAAGGGGAACCAGCCTCGGAACCGGAACCAGTAAGTGAGCCTTCATCAGAGCCCACTTCTGAGCCAG AACCCAAAGGAGAACCTGAACCAGAACCTAATGCTGCAGAACCGGCCGTCGAGCCTGGAGCCGAACCAG AGCCCAAATCGGAACCCGAGCCGGCCGGTGAGCCGGAACCTGAGAGCGTTACGGAGCCTTCGGCTGAACCGCAGAAGAGAAGTAAACGTGCTGTTACCGCAACACCCTCAGCAGAGCCGGAACCTGAgccaaaaaccgaaccgacaTCGGAACCTGCGGCATCCAAGCCCAAACCAAAGCCCAAACCGACCGTCGCGGCCCAGACGTTGAAGCTGAACCCTTACACTCCCCGGCATGACTTCAATCCGATGGATTGTACGGATATCGTGATCGGTACGGCACGCGGGGAAAACCATCGCGTGTGGGACTACTACACCCGCGACCGGTCGACTCCCCGGCAGGACAGCTTCTGGGGTGGCAAATCGGACCTCACGGCGACGGGCGGGTTCGAGAAGGATGGCGTCACCACGATCGTGTTCCGGCGTCGGCTGGATGCGACCGAACCCACCGATCACGCCATCGTCGACGATCTGATGCACGTGATTTGGGCACGTGGGCAGGAGCCGGGAGCGTACGTGCATTCTCCACCTTCGGGAGTGGAGAAAGAAGCCGCCTCGGTGAGCGACTTCTACCAGCCGGACGAGCTGAAGTACCACGGACACAAGATGCAGCGAGGAGTGACACAAATAAATTTCCTCGAGGACGAGCGCCGATCGCCGGTGGTGGCGACCGCGCCGGGAGTGTCCCCGGAAGCGGGTGTGAGTGCAAAGGCACCCGCCAGCGGTGACGTGGTGCTACCGGCTGGACCGGTCGGACACGAGTTGGACAACGAGTGCCACGGGTTCTACAAGTTCCCGCGCACGTGCGACCCAGCGCAGGCCAACTGCGAGTACTTCCTCAGCTGGCAGACGGTGGCTCGCGGAGAGGCGGTCCACTTCCATCTGGAGACGAAGAACACGGCCACGTGGACCGGAGTCGGCTTCAGCAACGACCAGAAAATGTCGCAGACGGACGCCGTCATTGGCTGGGTGGACAAGACGAGCGGGCGGCCGTTCCTGATGGACACCTGGATCAATGGCTACTCGGCGCCGAAGCTGGACGGCCGGCAGGACTTGTACAATGCGTCCGGCGCGATTCAGAACGGACGCACCGTGCTGGACTTCTCGCGCAAGCGCATCACGGGCGACGAAAGCGACCTGGACTTCACGGAGGATCGTTGCCTGTACCTCATGTTTCCAATCGAGGGCGGCTCCTTCAACCCGGTCAACaagaagatcggcaagcacatgTCCGTCCCGGTGGTGACGGATACGCGCGTCTGCATAAAGTCGTGCGCCAGCATGTTCGAGGAGCCGGTGGTGGCTACGCCCGCTCCGGACCGGATCGCCTACGGTGCGTCGATAAAGCTGACGAACCTGGCGTCCGGGTTCCAGGTTCCCCAAGCTGGAACACCCGAGCACCGCGATCTGTCCAAATCAGTCGCGGACACATTCGACGGAGTGCTAAAGGAAGTCTCCGGCTTCCATCGGACGGATGTCGTCGATTTCGAGaa CGATGCCGACGGCAGTGTGCTAGTGAAAATGAACATTCTCGTCGACAAGGAGCTGAAGGATGGGCGCCGAAACCCACAAGTCGATGATCCAGCGGCGCTCGAGCAGACCATCCACAACCTCATGACGAACAACCTTTCCTCCGGCAAGGTGGGAGCGTTCTCCGTCGATCCCATGTACCTGACATTTAACCAACTGGAAGGTAAGCAGGGGTAGCGGTGGACA CCCAGGGAAGAGTACGATCTGTTGCCGGCTGGCGTGCGCCTGTATTTGATCTTGGGATGCATCGCAGGACTCGTATTCATTGCCATCATACAGGCTACCTGCACCATTATCAAAACCCGACGAACAAACCGATTGAAG GATCAATTGATTCCCAACTCGGCGTGGAAGGACTACTCGTCGAATACTAACTACGCGTTCGACAACTTCGAGCCGGAGAGCAAGTCGTCCCACGGTAAGGGACGCTCCTCCGATCGAGCCTATAGCAACGGCAACAGTCAGCAGACGACGCTGCAGATGTCGCACTCTCCCAACAAGTCCCAGTACTACGAAATCGATCGGACGGACGGTACCGGTATGCCGCCGCACCGTGGCAACGGGTCGGACTACCGCAATGGCAGCTCGGGCTATCCGGCGTACTCGGGCCAGCAGTCCCGCCATGCTTACGGCGATCGAACAAATGGCGAGCGACCTTCGTACGCCGACCGGGCCTACTCTCTTCCGCGCccaatgcagcagcagcagcagcagcaacagatgCAGCAACGGCATCACCAGGACATGCAGTCCGGTCGGCCCGCCAACGACTACTACACGCAGGATCGTCGGGGCAAGAGTCGCAACAATGGCGCCCACTATGCAGCGGCCGGGAACGGcaaccaccatcagcagcaacaccaccagcaacagcaacagcagcagcaacgtcCCATGCCAGACTCGTCCGATCTGTACTTCACACCGACGCAGCGAAAGTACTCCGGTGAAGTGGTGCGAGTATTTGTCGATTACAATAAGGACAAGAAGTAG